From Streptomyces durmitorensis, a single genomic window includes:
- a CDS encoding winged helix DNA-binding domain-containing protein, with product MGARPKAARAQAQPQPAPVLSTRALNRATLDRQLLLRRSADLSVDGAVAHLLGLQAQNVKPPYFALAARLEGFDPEDLSGPLAARDLVRIVTMRSTIHLHTADDALTLRPLVQAARDRELHAFRKGLTGVDLKELASLARAAVEEEPRTMKQLREVLLPRWPDADPQSLAVAARCSLPLVQVTPRGLWRRSGQVALTTAEHWIGRPSEPVPAPDATVLRYLAAFGPASVKDMQTWAGLTRLREVFERLRPQLRTFRDENGVELYDLPDAPRPDADTPAPARLLPEFDNLLLSHADRSRVVAPEYKGRTWKGNLAHSVFLIDGFLEGVWRMEEGAGERKDSAVLTIEPFGTLTKAQRRELTDEAERLLRGPLCAATTYDVRFGTVIER from the coding sequence ATGGGCGCGCGGCCGAAGGCGGCTCGGGCGCAGGCCCAGCCGCAACCCGCCCCCGTACTCAGCACCCGCGCCCTCAACCGCGCCACCCTCGACCGTCAACTCCTCCTGCGCCGCTCGGCCGACCTCTCCGTCGATGGCGCCGTCGCCCACCTCCTCGGCCTCCAGGCGCAGAACGTGAAACCGCCCTACTTCGCGCTCGCCGCCCGGCTCGAAGGGTTCGACCCGGAGGACCTGTCGGGGCCGCTGGCCGCACGCGACCTCGTACGCATCGTCACCATGCGCTCCACCATCCACCTGCACACCGCCGACGACGCCCTCACCCTGCGCCCGCTGGTGCAGGCCGCGCGCGACCGCGAGCTGCACGCCTTCCGCAAAGGGCTCACCGGAGTCGACCTGAAGGAGCTCGCCTCGCTCGCCCGCGCCGCCGTCGAGGAGGAGCCCCGGACCATGAAGCAGCTGCGCGAGGTCCTGCTGCCCCGCTGGCCCGACGCCGACCCGCAGTCGCTCGCCGTCGCCGCCCGCTGCTCGCTGCCGCTGGTCCAGGTCACCCCGCGTGGCCTGTGGCGGCGCAGCGGGCAGGTCGCGCTCACCACCGCAGAGCACTGGATCGGCCGCCCGAGCGAGCCGGTGCCCGCGCCCGACGCCACCGTCCTGCGCTACCTCGCCGCCTTCGGACCCGCGTCCGTCAAGGACATGCAGACCTGGGCGGGCCTGACGCGGCTGCGGGAGGTCTTCGAGCGGCTGCGGCCTCAACTGCGTACGTTCCGCGACGAGAACGGCGTCGAGCTCTACGACCTCCCCGACGCGCCCCGCCCCGACGCGGACACCCCGGCTCCGGCGCGCCTCCTGCCCGAGTTCGACAACCTCCTCCTGTCGCACGCCGACCGCAGCCGGGTCGTAGCGCCCGAGTACAAGGGCCGCACCTGGAAGGGGAACCTCGCCCACAGCGTCTTCCTGATCGACGGCTTCCTGGAGGGGGTGTGGCGCATGGAGGAGGGCGCGGGGGAGCGCAAGGACTCCGCCGTCCTCACCATCGAACCCTTCGGCACCCTGACCAAGGCGCAGCGCCGTGAACTGACCGATGAGGCGGAGCGGTTGCTGCGCGGCCCGCTGTGCGCGGCCACCACGTACGACGTGCGCTTCGGCACGGTCATCGAGCGCTGA
- a CDS encoding nuclear transport factor 2 family protein: MQEETARSAIDTFISAFNASDDSYVTGLLSQALTSDVVFWGPLGRSEGIEAVERFVLDIRRHPAGTGTMVRCSAVDMPDEWARYQWVFTTPDGGPRLAGTDVVHLRRSLIDQVIVFAGEIEPSAP, from the coding sequence ATGCAGGAAGAGACCGCGCGATCCGCGATCGACACGTTCATCTCCGCGTTCAACGCCTCGGACGACAGCTATGTGACTGGGCTGCTCTCCCAGGCCCTCACCTCGGACGTGGTCTTCTGGGGGCCGTTGGGCCGCAGTGAGGGGATCGAGGCGGTCGAGCGGTTCGTGCTGGACATTCGGCGCCACCCCGCGGGGACCGGCACGATGGTGCGCTGTTCGGCGGTGGACATGCCGGACGAGTGGGCCCGGTACCAGTGGGTCTTCACGACGCCGGATGGAGGCCCCCGCCTGGCGGGAACGGACGTCGTCCATCTGCGGCGGAGCCTCATCGACCAGGTCATCGTCTTCGCGGGGGAGATCGAGCCGTCCGCCCCCTGA
- a CDS encoding AMP-binding protein, translating into MTTTGTSATEQFRTARDFLLRHREDYEAAYEGFSWPRFERFNWALDWFDAIAAGNDRTALHIAEEGGDEQRFSYAELSARSNQVANWLREQGVAAGDRILVMLGNQVELWETALAAMKLRAVMIPATPLLGTVDLRDRIERGRARHVITRGEDVEKFDGVPGTYTRIVVGDGSPGEGSRGEGSPGKGWLAYADTASAARDFEPDGPTEAGDPLMLYFTSGTTSQPKLVEHTHVSYPVGHLATMYWIGLKPGDVHLNISSPGWAKHAWSNLFAPWNAEATVFIYNYTRFDAGGLMAVMDRVGVTSFCAPPTVWRMLIQADLGQLGTPPREIVAAGEPLNPEVIDAVKRAWGVTIRDGFGQTETAVQVSNSPGQRLIPGSMGRPSPGYRVTLLDPVTGEPGAAEGEISLDLSARPVGLMTGYHGDAERTAEAMAGGYYRTGDIGSLDVDGYLTYVGRSDDVFKSSDYKVSPFELESALLEHEAVVEAAVVPAPDAVRLAVPKAYVVLAKGWKPGEETAEAIFEYTRSVLAPYKRLRRIEFTEELPKTISGKIRRVDLRERTAQGSLEEWLERGRRQ; encoded by the coding sequence ATGACGACCACGGGCACCAGCGCCACGGAACAGTTCCGCACGGCGCGGGACTTCCTGCTGCGGCATCGGGAGGACTACGAGGCCGCGTACGAGGGTTTCAGCTGGCCCCGGTTCGAGCGGTTCAACTGGGCGCTCGACTGGTTCGACGCGATCGCGGCGGGCAATGACCGCACGGCGCTCCACATCGCCGAGGAGGGCGGTGACGAACAGCGTTTCAGCTACGCCGAGTTGTCGGCACGCTCGAACCAGGTGGCCAACTGGCTGCGGGAGCAGGGCGTGGCGGCCGGTGACCGGATCCTGGTGATGCTCGGCAACCAGGTGGAGCTGTGGGAGACGGCGCTCGCGGCGATGAAGCTGCGCGCGGTGATGATCCCGGCGACGCCGCTGCTCGGGACGGTTGATCTGCGGGACCGGATCGAGCGGGGCAGGGCGCGGCATGTGATCACTCGCGGCGAGGACGTGGAGAAGTTCGACGGTGTGCCGGGGACGTACACAAGGATCGTGGTCGGGGACGGCTCCCCGGGCGAGGGCTCCCGGGGCGAGGGCTCCCCGGGCAAGGGCTGGCTGGCGTACGCGGACACGGCATCGGCCGCGCGGGACTTCGAGCCGGACGGCCCCACGGAGGCCGGCGACCCGCTGATGCTGTACTTCACCTCGGGCACGACCTCGCAGCCGAAGCTGGTGGAGCACACCCATGTGTCGTACCCGGTCGGCCACTTGGCGACGATGTACTGGATCGGGCTGAAGCCGGGCGACGTCCATCTCAACATCTCCTCGCCGGGCTGGGCCAAGCACGCCTGGTCGAACCTCTTCGCCCCGTGGAACGCCGAGGCGACGGTCTTCATCTACAACTACACGCGCTTCGACGCGGGCGGTCTGATGGCGGTGATGGACCGCGTGGGCGTCACCAGCTTCTGCGCACCTCCCACGGTGTGGCGGATGCTGATCCAGGCGGATCTGGGGCAGTTGGGCACTCCGCCGCGCGAGATCGTGGCGGCAGGCGAGCCGTTGAACCCCGAGGTGATCGATGCGGTCAAGCGCGCCTGGGGCGTGACGATCCGGGACGGCTTCGGCCAGACGGAGACCGCGGTACAGGTGTCCAACTCCCCGGGCCAGCGCCTGATCCCCGGCTCGATGGGCCGCCCGAGCCCCGGCTACCGGGTCACGCTCCTGGACCCGGTCACCGGCGAGCCGGGAGCGGCGGAGGGGGAGATCTCCCTGGACCTGTCGGCGCGCCCGGTCGGCCTGATGACCGGCTACCACGGGGACGCGGAGCGCACCGCGGAGGCGATGGCGGGCGGCTACTACCGCACGGGCGACATCGGATCGCTCGACGTCGACGGGTACCTCACGTATGTGGGCCGGAGCGATGACGTCTTCAAGTCCTCCGACTACAAGGTTTCTCCCTTCGAGCTGGAGAGCGCGCTCCTGGAGCACGAGGCGGTGGTGGAGGCCGCGGTCGTGCCCGCGCCCGACGCGGTGCGGCTCGCTGTCCCCAAGGCGTACGTCGTACTGGCGAAGGGCTGGAAGCCGGGCGAGGAGACAGCGGAGGCGATCTTCGAGTACACCCGATCGGTGCTGGCTCCCTACAAGCGCCTCCGGCGCATCGAGTTCACGGAGGAGCTGCCCAAGACGATCTCCGGCAAGATCCGGCGGGTTGATCTGCGGGAGCGGACGGCGCAGGGGTCACTGGAGGAGTGGCTGGAGCGCGGCAGGCGGCAGTGA
- a CDS encoding LysE family translocator gives MVSTDRILAFAAMSLLVIVIPGPSVLFVIGRALAHGRRTAVATALGNVVGSYALVVAVAFGVGSLVERSAAVFMAVKLAGAAYLVFLGVQAFRHRKEMRAQSMGVESPGEARTDLRTVMDGALVGVTNPKGIVFFAAVLPQFVDHAAGHLPAQMLLLGLVPISIGLVTDTLWGLTASAARSWFARSDRRLSLIGGAGGVTMIGLGVTVAATGRAD, from the coding sequence ATGGTGTCCACCGACCGCATTCTCGCTTTCGCGGCGATGTCACTGCTGGTGATCGTGATCCCGGGGCCGAGCGTCCTGTTCGTGATCGGCCGGGCCCTGGCCCATGGCCGGCGCACTGCCGTGGCGACGGCACTCGGCAACGTCGTCGGGTCGTACGCCCTGGTCGTCGCGGTCGCGTTCGGCGTCGGATCGCTCGTCGAGCGGTCGGCCGCGGTGTTCATGGCGGTGAAGCTGGCGGGGGCCGCGTATCTGGTCTTCCTCGGCGTGCAGGCGTTCCGGCACCGCAAGGAGATGCGGGCGCAGTCCATGGGGGTGGAGTCCCCCGGCGAGGCGCGCACCGACCTGCGCACGGTCATGGACGGGGCGCTCGTCGGCGTGACGAACCCGAAGGGCATCGTGTTCTTCGCGGCGGTGCTGCCCCAGTTCGTCGACCACGCGGCCGGTCATCTGCCCGCGCAGATGCTGCTGCTCGGACTCGTCCCGATCAGCATCGGCCTGGTCACGGACACGCTGTGGGGCCTGACGGCCTCCGCGGCCCGCTCCTGGTTCGCGCGCTCGGACCGGCGGCTCTCGCTGATCGGCGGGGCTGGGGGCGTCACGATGATCGGGCTCGGCGTGACGGTCGCGGCTACGGGGCGGGCGGACTGA
- a CDS encoding magnesium and cobalt transport protein CorA: MAERRARPVPSAKRHGWRRTAPAKPASTSGNGDSGSPEAAPAPPSPAPVEAASVVQAALYRDGVRVATPATLAETFRELREQHDGMAWIGLARPTESELLSLAAEFDLHELAVEDAMEAHQRPKLERYGETLFVVLRAARYLDASEEVDFGELHVFVGPDFVITVRHGAAPDLTGVRRRMEESPELLKLGPEAVLYAILDAVVDGYAPVVAGVQNDIDEIETEVFSGDPEASRRIYELSREMVEFQRATRPLVAMLHSLMAGFAKYRTDEELQRYLRDVADHVTHTSERVDGFRQALTDILTVNSTLVTQQQNAEMRALAEAGFEQNEEIKKISSWAAILFAPTLVGTIYGMNFETMPELKWAAGYPFAILLMAVVCVSLYFIFKRRDWL, encoded by the coding sequence ATGGCGGAGCGTCGGGCCCGGCCCGTACCGAGCGCGAAGAGGCACGGCTGGCGGCGCACCGCCCCGGCCAAGCCCGCTTCGACCTCAGGGAACGGCGACTCCGGAAGCCCCGAGGCGGCGCCGGCTCCCCCCTCCCCCGCACCGGTGGAAGCCGCGAGCGTCGTCCAGGCCGCGCTCTACCGCGACGGGGTCCGCGTCGCGACGCCCGCCACCCTCGCCGAAACCTTCCGGGAGCTGCGCGAGCAGCACGACGGCATGGCGTGGATCGGCCTCGCCCGGCCGACGGAGTCCGAACTCCTTTCCCTGGCCGCCGAGTTCGACCTGCACGAGCTCGCCGTCGAGGACGCGATGGAGGCCCACCAGCGGCCGAAGCTGGAGCGGTACGGGGAGACCCTCTTCGTCGTCCTGCGCGCGGCCCGCTACCTGGACGCCTCCGAGGAGGTCGACTTCGGCGAGCTGCACGTGTTCGTGGGCCCCGACTTCGTCATCACGGTGCGCCACGGCGCCGCCCCGGACCTGACCGGCGTACGCCGCCGCATGGAGGAGAGCCCCGAACTCCTCAAGCTGGGCCCGGAAGCGGTCCTGTACGCGATCCTGGACGCGGTGGTCGACGGGTACGCCCCGGTCGTGGCCGGCGTCCAGAACGACATCGACGAGATCGAGACCGAGGTCTTCAGCGGCGACCCGGAGGCCTCACGCCGCATCTACGAACTCTCCCGCGAAATGGTCGAGTTCCAACGTGCGACCCGCCCCCTGGTGGCCATGCTGCACTCCTTGATGGCGGGCTTCGCGAAGTACCGCACCGACGAGGAACTCCAGCGCTACCTACGCGACGTGGCCGACCACGTCACGCACACCAGCGAACGCGTCGACGGCTTCCGCCAGGCCCTCACCGACATCCTCACGGTCAACTCCACCCTCGTCACGCAGCAGCAGAACGCGGAGATGCGGGCGTTGGCGGAGGCGGGATTCGAGCAGAACGAGGAGATCAAGAAGATCTCGTCGTGGGCAGCCATCCTCTTCGCCCCCACGCTGGTGGGAACGATCTACGGCATGAACTTCGAGACGATGCCCGAGCTGAAATGGGCGGCGGGGTATCCCTTCGCGATCCTGCTGATGGCCGTGGTGTGCGTAAGCCTGTACTTCATCTTCAAGCGGCGGGACTGGCTGTAG
- a CDS encoding TetR/AcrR family transcriptional regulator, translating into MTSGQPTTAQETATAEEEAEVGTRLESDASHTAEQSPHRRKPARRGQGGQLRSEIIEAASQMLAETGDVNSLSLRSVARTVGVAATSIYLHFSDIGELIAAVKQRRFQQFTEALSSAATAAGDDPLERVKAMSRAYVAYGLSHEGNYRVMFTPLSQPDSSRQERRAIGEGAFALLCDAVADAVGQADGERVAIHLWTALHGAVTLHSLSYFPWPPVEEHVDSLVSLLLRPGTTE; encoded by the coding sequence ATGACATCCGGGCAGCCCACAACGGCTCAGGAGACCGCCACGGCAGAGGAAGAGGCGGAGGTGGGGACAAGGCTCGAGTCCGACGCGTCGCACACGGCCGAGCAGTCCCCCCATCGCCGCAAGCCGGCCCGGCGCGGCCAAGGCGGCCAGCTCCGCAGCGAGATCATCGAGGCCGCGAGCCAGATGCTCGCCGAGACCGGCGACGTGAATTCACTGTCCCTGCGTTCCGTGGCCAGGACCGTGGGAGTGGCGGCCACGTCGATCTATCTGCACTTCAGTGACATCGGTGAGCTGATCGCGGCGGTCAAGCAGCGCCGCTTCCAGCAGTTCACCGAAGCCCTCTCCAGTGCGGCGACCGCAGCGGGGGACGACCCGCTCGAGCGCGTCAAGGCCATGAGCCGCGCCTATGTCGCGTACGGCCTGTCGCACGAAGGCAACTACCGGGTCATGTTCACCCCGCTCTCGCAGCCGGACTCCAGCCGGCAGGAGCGCAGGGCCATCGGCGAGGGCGCATTCGCCCTGCTGTGCGACGCGGTGGCCGACGCGGTGGGCCAGGCGGACGGCGAGCGGGTCGCGATCCACCTGTGGACGGCACTCCACGGCGCCGTCACGCTGCACAGCCTGAGCTACTTCCCCTGGCCTCCCGTAGAAGAGCACGTGGACAGCCTGGTCTCGCTGCTGCTGCGCCCCGGGACCACGGAGTGA
- a CDS encoding DMT family transporter, giving the protein MSSVLLAVSLACISSVVYAGAAVVQELAASGTTRPGDLSMLRRSTWWLAAALNLVGGALHVGALRYGSLTMVQSLGALTLVAAVPMSAATHRRRVAARQWSGTALTVSGLIGVLLFARATGPGDEASFAELLVVGGITALVLAASFSAAVLSRRRSAASLWFAVGAGASFGAASVLTQTVVMALSHRGLSGFRQPAIALAGLAVAVLSLAGALLSHNAYRFGLGAPLATLTLVNPLYAGAVGLTLLDQHHAAGLHSAMGATAAVAVTGAGVFLLTRAAPSAGSPLPNPALPNSGLPNCGLPNSAAVGTAPGEPATGYEATRFTRPTPRQRTFGRSRSDGTRTRRTREPAGSA; this is encoded by the coding sequence ATGAGTAGCGTCCTGCTGGCGGTGTCCCTGGCGTGCATCTCCTCTGTCGTGTACGCGGGGGCCGCTGTCGTGCAGGAGCTGGCGGCCTCCGGCACCACGCGTCCGGGAGACCTGAGCATGTTGCGGCGGTCGACCTGGTGGTTGGCCGCCGCGCTCAACCTCGTCGGCGGGGCCCTCCATGTGGGCGCCCTTCGCTACGGCTCCCTCACCATGGTCCAGTCCCTCGGTGCCCTGACCCTGGTTGCCGCCGTGCCCATGTCGGCCGCGACCCACCGCCGACGAGTCGCCGCCCGCCAGTGGTCAGGGACCGCGCTGACCGTCTCGGGGCTGATCGGGGTCCTGCTGTTCGCCCGGGCCACGGGACCTGGCGACGAAGCCTCGTTCGCGGAGTTGCTCGTCGTCGGGGGCATCACCGCGCTGGTCCTCGCCGCGTCGTTCAGCGCAGCCGTGCTGAGCCGACGTCGGAGTGCGGCAAGCCTGTGGTTCGCGGTGGGAGCGGGGGCGTCCTTCGGGGCAGCGTCCGTGCTCACGCAAACGGTGGTCATGGCTCTGTCGCACCGGGGCCTGTCCGGTTTCCGTCAGCCGGCCATCGCCCTGGCCGGACTGGCCGTGGCGGTTCTCTCGCTCGCCGGAGCGCTCCTGTCCCACAACGCCTACCGCTTCGGCCTCGGCGCCCCGCTGGCGACGTTGACCCTCGTAAATCCCCTTTACGCGGGGGCTGTTGGGCTCACCTTGCTCGACCAGCACCACGCGGCCGGCCTGCACAGCGCGATGGGGGCGACGGCCGCGGTGGCGGTCACGGGTGCGGGGGTGTTCCTCCTGACCCGGGCGGCTCCCTCCGCCGGCTCCCCCCTTCCGAACCCGGCCCTTCCGAACTCTGGCCTTCCGAACTGTGGCCTTCCGAACTCGGCGGCGGTCGGCACCGCCCCCGGTGAGCCTGCCACCGGCTACGAGGCCACTCGGTTCACCCGCCCGACCCCACGCCAACGAACGTTCGGACGATCACGCTCCGACGGCACGCGCACGCGCCGGACACGGGAGCCAGCGGGCTCCGCATGA
- a CDS encoding epoxide hydrolase family protein yields the protein MPRPTSDVQAFEAHATDAELDDLRARLAAARLPEAETVHRAAPGPRRWGQGVPLADLVDVVNYWRTGYNWRSFEERLDRIGQFRTTIDDLGIHFLHRRSARADATPLLLTHGWPGSIAEFIDVVDELADPEDADAPAFHVVVPSLPGFGYSDKPATTGWGTEKIAAAWVELMGRLGYSKFAAHGGDWGGNITTVLGGRFPAHVLGIHTLFAEAPPGLTTDGLTAVERKWTEETHDFWHHRAAYAKQQATRPQTIGYSLVDSPVGLLAWILDKFAEWSDTEDSPFETISMDRILDDVTLYWLTRTGASAARIYYESHNSLDPELRVDVPSAITMYPRDIEKCPRPWAQERYRRIVRWRSPENGGHFPSLEVPEYFVKDLQEGLAAVLACR from the coding sequence ATGCCCCGTCCAACCAGCGACGTCCAAGCATTCGAAGCCCACGCGACTGACGCCGAGCTCGACGATCTGCGCGCGCGACTGGCCGCGGCGCGACTGCCGGAGGCCGAGACGGTCCATCGCGCCGCGCCCGGCCCCCGCCGGTGGGGCCAGGGCGTTCCTCTTGCCGACCTCGTCGACGTCGTGAACTACTGGCGCACGGGGTACAACTGGCGGTCGTTCGAAGAGCGCCTTGACCGGATCGGCCAGTTCCGTACGACCATTGATGATCTGGGAATCCACTTCCTGCACCGCCGATCCGCGCGCGCGGATGCCACGCCTCTGCTCCTGACGCACGGCTGGCCGGGCAGCATTGCCGAGTTCATCGACGTAGTGGACGAGCTGGCAGATCCGGAAGACGCAGACGCGCCCGCGTTCCACGTCGTGGTCCCGTCGCTGCCGGGCTTTGGCTACAGCGACAAGCCGGCCACCACCGGGTGGGGAACCGAAAAGATCGCGGCCGCATGGGTGGAGCTGATGGGAAGGCTCGGCTACAGCAAGTTCGCAGCCCACGGCGGCGACTGGGGAGGCAATATCACCACGGTTCTCGGCGGCAGGTTCCCGGCGCACGTTCTCGGCATCCACACCTTGTTCGCGGAGGCACCGCCCGGATTGACGACGGACGGGCTGACGGCGGTCGAGCGCAAATGGACCGAGGAAACCCACGATTTCTGGCACCACCGCGCGGCGTACGCGAAGCAGCAGGCGACCCGGCCGCAGACCATCGGCTACTCGCTCGTCGACTCACCGGTCGGGCTTCTCGCCTGGATCCTCGACAAGTTCGCCGAGTGGTCGGACACCGAGGACAGCCCGTTCGAGACGATTTCCATGGACAGAATCCTCGACGACGTCACCCTGTACTGGCTGACGCGGACCGGCGCATCGGCGGCCCGCATCTACTACGAGAGCCACAACTCCCTGGACCCCGAACTTCGGGTCGACGTCCCGTCGGCCATCACCATGTACCCCCGCGACATCGAGAAGTGTCCGCGCCCCTGGGCACAGGAGCGGTACCGCCGGATCGTCCGATGGAGGTCGCCCGAGAACGGGGGCCATTTCCCGTCGCTGGAGGTTCCCGAGTATTTCGTCAAGGATCTGCAAGAGGGCCTCGCGGCCGTACTGGCGTGCCGCTGA
- a CDS encoding helix-turn-helix transcriptional regulator, with the protein MRAALLRLRRGTGLPVAFGGLVEGQRHVRIGELTGTGTRALSGLAVSSGNGLGGKAVALSRPCAVTDYHDSRHISHEYDSAVAAEGLRSVLAVPVVVRRRVRGVLYGALRSAQPLGDRTLSAAVAAARDVEQALVVRDEVRALLVAAREPEPQTGAGQAWEQVREAHGALRGLAPRITDPALRAEILLVCGRLASAATLPPGRERSVSLAPREVDVLACVAGGVTNAVAAERLGLRPETVKGYLRAAMRKLGAHTRLEAVVAARRAGLLP; encoded by the coding sequence ATGCGGGCCGCGCTGCTGCGGCTGCGGCGCGGCACAGGGCTGCCGGTGGCCTTCGGGGGCCTCGTCGAGGGGCAGCGGCATGTGCGGATCGGCGAGCTGACGGGCACCGGGACGCGTGCGCTGAGCGGGCTCGCGGTGTCGTCCGGGAACGGCCTCGGCGGCAAGGCGGTCGCGCTCTCGCGTCCGTGCGCGGTCACGGATTATCACGACTCACGCCACATCAGCCATGAGTACGACAGTGCCGTGGCCGCCGAGGGTCTGCGCTCGGTGCTCGCGGTGCCGGTGGTGGTACGACGCAGGGTGCGAGGCGTTCTGTACGGGGCCCTGCGCTCGGCCCAGCCGCTGGGCGACCGGACGCTGTCGGCCGCCGTCGCGGCGGCGCGGGACGTGGAGCAGGCCCTTGTCGTACGTGACGAGGTGCGCGCGCTGCTCGTGGCGGCGCGGGAACCGGAACCGCAGACGGGCGCCGGTCAGGCCTGGGAACAGGTCCGCGAGGCGCACGGTGCGCTCCGGGGTCTTGCCCCGCGGATCACCGACCCGGCGTTGCGGGCGGAAATACTGTTGGTGTGCGGCCGGTTGGCGTCGGCGGCCACGCTGCCGCCGGGTCGCGAGCGGTCGGTTTCCCTCGCGCCGCGCGAGGTGGACGTCCTCGCGTGCGTGGCCGGGGGCGTGACGAACGCGGTGGCGGCGGAGCGGCTCGGACTGCGGCCCGAGACGGTGAAGGGGTATCTGCGGGCGGCCATGCGGAAGTTGGGGGCGCATACGCGCCTTGAGGCGGTGGTGGCGGCGCGGCGGGCGGGGCTGCTGCCGTGA
- a CDS encoding toll/interleukin-1 receptor domain-containing protein, with protein sequence MWDVFLSYSRQDAGHVRRLHEELIAAGLTVFTDESAVAGFAGISDTIRRALADSRVLLAYYSTGYPERPACQWELTAAFLAGLSEGDPRRRVLVVNPEPDTAHIHPVELRDTRHGVPETLVADVLAHLRQVPDPMLLGSAPPRVHGQLPAAIGEFTGRLPELWRLHSALHVQEAPLVTGRTSARPVQLRGMPGIGKTRLAREYALRFGAAFPGGVHWARADTPQPPQTPDGPCLYVVDDVPHGLSPRAVTELTSPHPLVRTLLITRSRAYGGHGEHLDLEPLPELAAAVLAGAPEIAEAAAGHPGALGLLGRAVGAGQDAAALASRLYEPGRSLLDLLAGDELTADHVRDALAAPAEAQDVLRCALALSPLPVTAETAATVLAVADRLPRAVAQRRASAGLAELTARGLLTPLPHHLHPVTAHSWLHHEGDSARAETLRRAVLSSLGATAATLDGPGLPVPGVRKESMPMTVSEAERMAAFDLQVELVSRIGVQQLPDGSGSLREALTSLNSLFPFTRDTLHRYNIGLEPSTAPSVQSVADHLLNEILRPFMTRWHPLLKAWEAHRLPQTSPLDHEGAWDHADTFRTDLNALREPLRVATASLAGISGAEFGISAEV encoded by the coding sequence GTGTGGGACGTCTTCCTCAGTTACAGCCGCCAAGACGCCGGGCACGTCCGTCGGCTCCACGAGGAGCTCATCGCGGCCGGGCTGACGGTGTTCACGGACGAGTCCGCGGTCGCCGGGTTCGCCGGCATCAGCGACACCATCCGCCGCGCCCTCGCCGACTCCCGCGTCCTCCTTGCGTACTACTCCACCGGTTACCCCGAGCGCCCGGCCTGCCAGTGGGAGCTGACCGCCGCATTCCTTGCGGGGCTCAGCGAAGGCGATCCGCGCCGCAGAGTCCTGGTGGTCAACCCCGAGCCGGACACCGCACACATCCACCCTGTGGAGCTGCGCGACACCCGGCACGGCGTACCGGAGACCCTCGTCGCGGACGTTCTCGCTCACCTGCGGCAGGTGCCCGATCCCATGCTGCTGGGCTCCGCGCCCCCGCGCGTGCACGGCCAGCTGCCCGCTGCCATCGGGGAGTTCACCGGCAGGCTGCCCGAACTGTGGCGCCTGCACAGCGCCCTGCATGTCCAGGAGGCGCCCCTCGTCACGGGCCGCACCTCGGCCCGACCTGTGCAGCTGCGCGGCATGCCGGGCATCGGTAAAACTCGGCTCGCGCGGGAGTACGCGCTGAGGTTCGGCGCCGCGTTCCCCGGCGGCGTGCACTGGGCACGCGCCGACACGCCCCAGCCGCCGCAGACGCCCGACGGCCCCTGTCTGTACGTCGTGGACGACGTGCCCCATGGCCTGTCACCCCGCGCCGTCACGGAGCTCACCTCCCCGCACCCCCTGGTTCGTACCCTGCTGATCACCCGTAGTCGCGCCTACGGAGGACATGGCGAACATCTCGACCTGGAACCGCTCCCCGAACTGGCCGCCGCCGTCCTCGCAGGCGCACCCGAGATCGCCGAGGCTGCGGCTGGGCACCCCGGGGCACTCGGACTCCTAGGCCGTGCGGTGGGCGCCGGCCAGGATGCCGCAGCCCTGGCCAGTCGGTTGTACGAACCGGGCCGTTCACTGCTCGACCTCCTCGCCGGCGACGAGCTCACGGCGGATCATGTGCGCGACGCACTGGCCGCACCCGCCGAGGCCCAGGACGTGCTGCGCTGCGCCCTGGCCCTGTCCCCCCTGCCGGTTACCGCCGAAACCGCGGCCACCGTCCTCGCCGTGGCCGATCGGCTGCCGCGGGCCGTAGCCCAGCGCCGCGCGAGCGCCGGCCTGGCCGAGCTGACCGCCCGCGGACTGCTCACGCCCTTGCCGCACCACCTGCATCCGGTCACGGCCCATTCCTGGCTCCACCACGAAGGCGACTCGGCCCGCGCCGAGACACTGCGCCGTGCGGTCCTCTCCAGCCTCGGAGCCACGGCCGCTACGCTGGATGGTCCCGGACTCCCGGTTCCCGGTGTACGGAAGGAGAGCATGCCGATGACGGTCAGCGAGGCCGAGCGGATGGCCGCCTTCGACCTGCAGGTCGAGCTGGTGAGCCGCATCGGCGTACAGCAACTCCCCGACGGCAGCGGCAGCCTGCGTGAGGCGCTCACCTCCCTGAACAGCCTGTTTCCGTTCACTCGCGACACGTTGCACCGCTATAACATCGGCCTGGAACCGAGTACGGCCCCCTCCGTCCAGTCGGTGGCGGACCATCTTCTGAACGAGATCCTCCGCCCTTTCATGACCCGCTGGCACCCCCTCCTCAAGGCTTGGGAGGCCCACCGTCTGCCCCAAACCAGCCCGCTGGACCACGAGGGCGCTTGGGATCACGCTGACACGTTCCGCACGGACCTGAACGCCTTGCGGGAGCCGCTCCGAGTGGCGACGGCTTCGCTGGCCGGGATCTCAGGGGCGGAGTTCGGGATCTCAGCCGAGGTCTGA